A single Fusobacterium perfoetens ATCC 29250 DNA region contains:
- the citF gene encoding citrate lyase subunit alpha: MKTLINKVNREIPNYIEGYGEVKPYVGPFETIPTGKKYSPNKSFSKPGQNKIVASIREALEKCEIKDGMTISFHHHLRNGDYVLNMVMDEIANMGIKNITLVASSLTKAHEPLIEHIRNGVVTGINTSGLRGEIAKEISKNNILGKPVVFRTHGGRGRAIEAGELKIDIAFIAAPACDPMGNMNGCEGKSAFGAMGYPMVDAEYAEKVVAITDNLMDFPLKKISIPMIYTDYVVVVDSIGDPEQIATGATRITKNPQELLIAENAAKVLIATGSIKNGFSFQAGSGGSSLAVCRFLKDYMKENEIKGSFVSGGATGYLVELLEEGYFDVILDTQSFDSVAAASVAKNSNHIEMSSSMYANPHNKSCVAHQLDVMILSATEIDEEFNINSLTGSTGMIMGAVGGAPDTAAGAKLTLVVAPTMRKRIPIIVDKVTNVVTPGETVDILVTERGVCVNPKRKDLQEALDSVGIKTKTMRELKEEVEHLTGIPEKTQFGDNIVGIIEYRDGTVIDVIRQVK; this comes from the coding sequence ATAAAGACATTAATAAATAAAGTAAATAGAGAAATACCTAATTATATAGAAGGATATGGAGAAGTAAAACCTTATGTAGGACCATTTGAGACTATTCCAACAGGAAAAAAATATTCTCCTAATAAATCTTTTTCTAAACCAGGTCAAAATAAAATAGTAGCATCAATAAGAGAAGCACTAGAAAAATGTGAAATTAAAGATGGAATGACAATTTCATTTCATCACCATTTAAGAAATGGTGATTATGTCTTAAATATGGTTATGGATGAAATAGCAAATATGGGAATAAAAAATATTACTCTAGTAGCATCATCTTTAACAAAAGCTCATGAACCTTTAATAGAACATATAAGAAATGGTGTAGTTACTGGGATAAATACCTCTGGTCTTAGAGGAGAAATAGCAAAAGAAATTTCTAAAAACAATATATTAGGAAAACCTGTAGTATTTAGAACACATGGTGGAAGAGGAAGAGCAATTGAAGCAGGAGAATTAAAAATAGATATAGCTTTTATAGCAGCTCCAGCATGTGACCCTATGGGAAATATGAATGGATGTGAAGGAAAATCAGCATTTGGAGCTATGGGATATCCTATGGTAGATGCTGAATATGCTGAAAAAGTTGTAGCAATAACTGATAATTTAATGGATTTTCCTTTAAAGAAAATATCTATTCCAATGATATATACAGATTATGTAGTAGTTGTAGATTCAATAGGAGACCCTGAACAAATAGCTACAGGAGCTACAAGAATAACTAAAAATCCTCAAGAATTATTAATAGCAGAAAATGCAGCAAAAGTTTTAATAGCAACAGGAAGTATAAAAAATGGATTTTCTTTCCAAGCAGGTTCAGGAGGATCATCTTTAGCAGTATGTAGATTTTTAAAAGATTACATGAAAGAAAATGAGATAAAAGGTTCTTTTGTATCTGGTGGAGCAACAGGATATTTAGTAGAATTATTAGAAGAGGGATATTTTGATGTTATATTAGATACACAAAGTTTTGATAGTGTAGCAGCAGCTTCAGTAGCAAAAAATTCTAATCATATAGAAATGTCATCTTCAATGTATGCAAATCCTCATAATAAATCTTGTGTAGCTCATCAATTAGATGTAATGATACTATCAGCAACAGAAATTGATGAAGAGTTTAATATAAATTCTTTAACAGGGTCAACAGGAATGATAATGGGGGCTGTAGGAGGAGCACCAGATACAGCAGCAGGAGCAAAATTAACTTTAGTTGTTGCACCTACAATGAGAAAGAGAATTCCTATAATTGTAGATAAAGTAACAAATGTGGTTACTCCAGGAGAAACAGTAGATATATTAGTTACAGAAAGAGGAGTATGTGTAAATCCTAAGAGAAAGGATTTGCAAGAAGCTTTAGATAGTGTAGGAATTAAAACAAAAACAATGAGAGAATTAAAAGAAGAAGTAGAACATTTAACAGGTATTCCTGAAAAAACTCAATTTGGAGATAATATTGTAGGTATAATAGAATATAGAGATGGAACAGTTATAGATGTAATAAGACAAGTTAAATAA
- a CDS encoding GntR family transcriptional regulator: MQKRTNISDNIYIQLKEQFMTGQFEFGEKIVELELCEKLNVSRTPLREAIKKLEIEGVIERTPNGRIKIMEMNEERIEEIFDIRMALEDIIFDRLFSLDSTESLILELENNINLTKFYIEISNVIELKKLFSDFNKILYKYCKLDFTTKILKSYTFILGKLRLSSLESDIRLKEAYLEHIEILKCIKNNELDKAKKINRKHLAKAKESTIQYFRNKNNKVKERE; this comes from the coding sequence ATGCAAAAAAGAACAAATATAAGTGATAATATATATATTCAATTAAAAGAACAATTTATGACTGGACAATTTGAATTTGGAGAAAAAATAGTTGAATTAGAATTATGTGAAAAACTAAATGTTAGTAGAACTCCTTTAAGAGAAGCTATAAAAAAGTTAGAAATTGAAGGAGTTATAGAAAGAACGCCTAATGGAAGAATAAAAATTATGGAAATGAATGAAGAAAGAATTGAAGAAATTTTTGATATTAGGATGGCACTTGAAGATATTATATTTGATAGACTTTTTTCATTAGATTCAACTGAAAGTTTAATTTTAGAATTAGAAAATAATATTAATTTAACAAAATTTTATATTGAAATATCAAATGTTATCGAATTAAAAAAATTATTTTCTGATTTTAATAAAATTTTATATAAGTATTGTAAATTAGATTTTACTACTAAAATTTTAAAAAGTTATACTTTTATTTTAGGGAAACTTAGATTAAGTTCTTTAGAAAGTGATATTAGATTGAAAGAAGCTTATCTTGAACATATAGAAATATTAAAATGTATTAAAAATAATGAATTAGATAAAGCTAAAAAGATAAACAGAAAACATTTAGCTAAAGCAAAAGAATCAACAATTCAATATTTTAGAAATAAAAATAATAAAGTTAAGGAGAGAGAATGA
- a CDS encoding nitrite/sulfite reductase: MNNYNQLLKDEIKDFRELGYRFLNKEVSVGDFKGKSGGMGVYAQRGGEKFMIRLRTSSGILPLEHLKLIDTFLDRYSIERLHLTTRQAIQLHDLGIDDVCDIMSESIDNNLYTRGGGGNFPRNVSLSVMSGVEKNEYFDVTPFALEVGKYLMRQIMTYKLPRKLKIAFSSSDVDESNSTLNDLGFMATIKEGKPYFRVFLAGGLGGNPAPALHYNKLIETKDILYHVEAMTQLFMAEGDYQNKAKARTRYIPRRMGINEFFECYEKHLKEVKERLSLDVNIPIEISKTLESYSHKLEETDYLLHQRQDNLYTVVVHPLNGQLPTNSFKTIVKFLDKNPNTEARLSMKESIYVRNLTEEQALELLELTKNIRMLNKVQQSVSCIGVPTCQMGIEQSQKLLVTILDYLKENNIEEKYLPSIHISGCQNSCARHQINEIGFAGGKRKVGDVLEDVFDLYVGGVFSREKTELGEKIGTIIMREIPKCIGDIACKLNEKKVTFREFLTTNKEEFLDIVKPYLI, translated from the coding sequence ATGAATAATTATAATCAACTATTAAAAGATGAAATAAAGGATTTTAGAGAATTAGGATATAGATTTTTAAATAAAGAAGTATCTGTAGGTGATTTTAAAGGAAAATCAGGTGGAATGGGGGTTTATGCACAACGTGGTGGAGAAAAGTTCATGATTAGACTACGCACAAGTTCTGGAATTTTACCATTAGAACATCTAAAATTAATAGATACTTTCTTGGATAGATATTCTATAGAACGTTTACATTTAACAACAAGACAAGCTATTCAACTTCATGATTTAGGAATAGATGATGTTTGTGATATAATGTCAGAGTCAATTGATAATAATCTTTATACTCGTGGTGGTGGAGGAAATTTTCCAAGAAATGTTTCTCTTTCAGTTATGTCTGGAGTAGAAAAAAATGAGTATTTTGATGTTACTCCTTTTGCTTTAGAAGTTGGAAAATATTTAATGAGACAAATAATGACTTATAAATTACCAAGAAAATTAAAAATTGCTTTTTCATCAAGTGATGTAGATGAAAGTAATAGTACTTTAAATGATTTAGGATTTATGGCAACTATAAAAGAAGGGAAACCTTATTTTAGAGTATTTTTAGCAGGGGGATTAGGCGGAAATCCAGCTCCAGCTCTTCATTATAATAAATTAATAGAAACTAAAGACATTCTTTATCATGTAGAGGCTATGACACAATTATTTATGGCTGAGGGAGATTATCAAAATAAAGCAAAAGCAAGAACAAGATACATTCCTAGACGTATGGGAATAAATGAATTTTTTGAATGCTATGAAAAGCATTTAAAAGAAGTTAAAGAAAGATTATCATTAGATGTAAATATTCCTATTGAAATATCTAAAACTTTAGAAAGTTATTCTCATAAATTAGAAGAAACAGATTATTTATTACATCAAAGACAAGATAATTTATATACAGTAGTAGTTCACCCTTTAAATGGTCAATTACCAACAAATTCTTTTAAAACTATTGTTAAATTTTTAGATAAAAATCCTAATACAGAAGCTAGACTTAGTATGAAAGAAAGTATATATGTAAGAAATCTTACTGAAGAGCAAGCTTTAGAATTATTAGAATTAACAAAGAACATTAGAATGTTGAATAAAGTACAGCAAAGTGTAAGTTGTATAGGAGTTCCAACTTGTCAAATGGGAATTGAACAAAGTCAGAAATTATTAGTTACTATTTTAGATTATTTAAAAGAAAATAATATTGAAGAAAAATATTTACCATCTATTCATATTTCAGGTTGTCAAAATTCTTGTGCAAGACATCAAATTAATGAAATTGGTTTTGCTGGAGGAAAAAGAAAAGTTGGAGATGTTCTTGAAGATGTTTTTGATTTATATGTAGGCGGAGTATTTAGTAGAGAAAAAACTGAATTAGGAGAAAAAATAGGAACAATAATAATGAGAGAAATTCCTAAATGTATTGGTGATATAGCCTGTAAATTAAATGAAAAGAAAGTTACATTTAGGGAATTTTTAACAACAAATAAAGAAGAATTTTTAGATATAGTAAAACCATATTTAATTTAA
- the citD gene encoding citrate lyase acyl carrier protein: protein MIGICGNEKDSDVLVTVDLNHEGIEIIIESKLKKMFGKLMEKAVKEVIEEMSIKNAKILVQDFGALDFVIKARTRTAVRRAMNGGEK, encoded by the coding sequence ATGATTGGCATTTGTGGCAATGAAAAAGATTCAGATGTTTTAGTAACTGTTGATTTAAATCATGAAGGAATAGAAATTATTATTGAATCTAAATTAAAAAAAATGTTTGGAAAATTAATGGAAAAAGCTGTTAAGGAAGTTATAGAAGAAATGAGTATAAAAAATGCTAAAATATTAGTTCAAGATTTTGGGGCTTTAGATTTTGTAATAAAAGCAAGAACAAGAACAGCTGTAAGAAGAGCAATGAATGGAGGGGAAAAATAG
- a CDS encoding HpcH/HpaI aldolase/citrate lyase family protein produces the protein MEIKRSRRTMMFSPATNPKMLVTAHLYGADCVIFDLEDAVKYSEKDSARDLLAEALKVVDYGDTEIFARINPLYTEFGRDDVKVLVPAGLRNMRLAMTETPEQIKELDELLTEIERENGIEIGSCKIQASIETPKAVMNVLNIVTASPRIVSVSFGAEDYTRCLGASRTKEGTEIFMARNMVVMAASIAGIDAIDTVWADISDMEGFRNEVKSSMNLGFAGKSCIHPSQIKVVHDVFTPSKEEIEKSIRIVEAAKAADISKGGVITVDGKMVDIPVISKAERVVRLAQAAGVIK, from the coding sequence GTGGAAATAAAAAGATCAAGAAGAACAATGATGTTTTCTCCAGCAACTAATCCAAAAATGTTAGTGACTGCTCATTTATATGGAGCAGATTGTGTTATCTTTGATTTAGAAGATGCAGTTAAGTATTCGGAAAAAGATTCAGCAAGAGATTTATTAGCAGAAGCTTTAAAAGTAGTTGATTATGGTGATACTGAAATATTTGCAAGAATAAATCCTTTGTATACTGAATTTGGAAGAGATGATGTTAAAGTATTAGTTCCTGCAGGACTTAGAAATATGAGACTTGCTATGACAGAAACTCCAGAACAAATAAAAGAATTAGATGAACTTTTAACAGAAATAGAAAGAGAAAATGGAATAGAAATAGGTTCTTGTAAAATACAAGCTTCTATAGAAACTCCAAAGGCAGTTATGAATGTTTTAAACATAGTAACTGCTTCTCCAAGAATAGTTAGTGTATCTTTTGGAGCAGAAGATTATACTAGATGTTTAGGAGCTTCTAGAACAAAAGAAGGTACAGAGATTTTTATGGCTAGAAATATGGTAGTTATGGCTGCTTCAATAGCTGGAATTGATGCTATAGATACAGTTTGGGCCGATATTTCTGATATGGAAGGATTTAGAAATGAAGTAAAATCTTCTATGAATTTGGGATTTGCTGGTAAATCTTGTATACATCCTTCTCAAATAAAAGTTGTTCATGATGTATTCACTCCAAGTAAAGAAGAAATAGAAAAATCTATAAGAATAGTAGAAGCAGCTAAAGCAGCAGACATTAGTAAAGGTGGAGTTATTACTGTTGATGGAAAAATGGTTGATATTCCTGTAATTTCTAAAGCAGAAAGAGTTGTTAGACTTGCACAAGCTGCAGGAGTTATAAAATAA